The genome window ACCAGCAGCCCGAGCAGGCCGCTCAGGGCCAGCGCCCAACCGGCCGTCAGGGAGCCGGCCAGCAGGCCGCCGACGGCCGCGCCGAGCAGGCCGCCGAGGCTGTAGCCCGCGTGGAAGCTGGGCATGACGGGCCGTCGGAGTTCGGCGACCAGCTCGACGGCCGCGCTGTTCATCGCCACGTTGGCCGAGCCGTAGCCGGCGCCGAAGAGCAGCAGCACCGCGCCGAGCACGGGCACCGAGTGGGTGTGCGGCGGCAGCACCACCGCGAGGCTGAGCAGGGCGAGCGCGGCCACGGTGACCGGGCGGCTGCCGAAGCGCACGCAGAGCCGGCCGATCAGCGGCATGGTGGCGACCGCGCCGGCGGAGACGCAGAGCAGCGCCAGGCCGAGTGCCGAGTGCGAGGCGTGCACCTGGGCGCGAATGTCGGGGATGCGCACCACCCAGGCGGCGAAGAGGAAGCCGTCGATGGCGAAGAAGGCGGTCAGGGCGATCCGGGCGGCGCTCCAGGCGCTGGTTGCGTCGACCGGGTGGGTTCGCGGAGTTGGTCGGGCGGCGGTTTTGTTTAGGAGCGGCACAAAGTCAGAATAGAGGAGTGCCGCACACCTCGACAAGCCGATCCGAACCGGCCCGCCGCCCCGCCCCCGACCGGGGCCGCAGCCTCCTCGGCCCCGCCCTGGAACTGATCCGCACCAACCGGGCCCCCACCCGCTCCACGCTCACCGCCGCCCTCGACGTCACCCGCGCCACCGCCGGCGCGGTCGCCGCCGAGCTGGCCGCGCTCGGGCTGGTCACGGTGGACGCGCACCCGGTCGGCAGCGGCCGGGGCCGCCCCTCGCACCGGCTCGCCGTCAACCCCGACGGCCCGGTGGTGCTCGCCGCCCAGGTGCACGCCGACGGGCTCTCGGTCGCGCTGGCCGGCCTCGGCGGCACGCTCGGCGAGGCCGTCTACCACCCGCTGCCCGCCGACACCGCCGACCCCGAACGGGTGCTCACCGCCGTCGCCGAGGCCGGCGCCGAGCTGATCCGGGCCGACCGCCGCCGCTGCCTCGGCGCGGGCCTGGCGCTGCCGCACCCGGTCCGCGAGCCGGAGGGCACGGCGCTCGCCGCGCTGCACTTCGACTGGCCCGGCGGCACCCCGGTGGCTCGGCTGTTCGGCGAGGCGATGGCTGCGCAGGCGCTCGGTGCGCGTGACCGCACACCGCTGCCGACCGCCGTCGGCAACGACGCCAACCTGGCCGCGCTCGCCGAGCACCGGCACGGCGCCGGCCGGGACGCCCGCCACCTGCTGCTGGTCACCTCCGGCCACGTCGGCGTCGGCGGCGCGCTGGTGGTGGACGGGCACCTGCACACCGGCAGCGCCGGACTCGCCCTGGAAGTCGGCCACCTGACGGTCGATCCGCTCGGCCGGCCCTGCCCCTGCGGCAACCGGGGCTGCCTCAACGTGGAGACCGACGCGGGAGCGCTGTTCGCCGCCGCAGGGCGCGAACCCGACCCGGTGCTGCCGCTGCTCGACCAGGCCCGCGAACTGGCCCGCTCGGCCGACCGCGATGCGCAGGTGCGGGCCGCCGTGGACGGCGTGGTGGACCGGCTCGGGC of Kitasatospora viridis contains these proteins:
- a CDS encoding ROK family protein → MPHTSTSRSEPARRPAPDRGRSLLGPALELIRTNRAPTRSTLTAALDVTRATAGAVAAELAALGLVTVDAHPVGSGRGRPSHRLAVNPDGPVVLAAQVHADGLSVALAGLGGTLGEAVYHPLPADTADPERVLTAVAEAGAELIRADRRRCLGAGLALPHPVREPEGTALAALHFDWPGGTPVARLFGEAMAAQALGARDRTPLPTAVGNDANLAALAEHRHGAGRDARHLLLVTSGHVGVGGALVVDGHLHTGSAGLALEVGHLTVDPLGRPCPCGNRGCLNVETDAGALFAAAGREPDPVLPLLDQARELARSADRDAQVRAAVDGVVDRLGLGLAGLANILNPDRIVLGGLHLDLLAAAPERLRETVTRHSLWGRCDQVPVVPAGLRHGGLAGAAELAWQPYLTDPQAVVEG